From the genome of Fusobacterium simiae, one region includes:
- a CDS encoding polyprenyl synthetase family protein, whose translation MKDFQVYLKEKTDFFETELKKELQELTYPETIAKGMEYAILNGGKRLRPFLLFTTLELLNQDIKKGVKSAIALEMIHSYSLVHDDLPALDNDDYRRGKLTTHRVFGEAEGILIGDSLLTYAFYVLSQKNIQFLSSEQIVNIISKTSEYAGIDGMIGGQMIDIESENKKIDLETLKYIHSHKTGKLIKLPIEIACIIANVENDKKKFLEEYADLIGLAFQVKDDILDVEGTFEDLGKPVGSDNDLHKATYPSILGMEESKRILNDTVEKAKEIIKNKFGEEKGKILISLADFIRDRKK comes from the coding sequence CTGAATTGAAAAAAGAATTACAAGAACTTACCTATCCTGAAACTATTGCTAAGGGGATGGAATATGCTATTTTAAATGGTGGAAAAAGGTTAAGACCATTTTTGCTTTTTACTACTTTGGAGCTTTTAAATCAAGATATAAAAAAGGGTGTAAAGTCTGCAATAGCATTGGAGATGATACATTCATATTCTCTTGTTCATGATGATTTACCAGCCCTTGATAATGATGATTATAGGAGAGGAAAATTGACTACTCATAGAGTTTTTGGTGAGGCTGAGGGTATACTTATAGGAGATTCACTTTTAACCTATGCCTTTTATGTTCTTTCTCAAAAAAATATACAATTCTTATCTTCTGAACAGATAGTAAATATTATTTCAAAAACTTCTGAATATGCTGGAATTGATGGAATGATAGGTGGACAGATGATAGATATTGAAAGCGAAAATAAAAAAATAGATTTGGAAACTTTAAAATATATTCATAGTCATAAAACAGGAAAACTTATTAAACTTCCTATTGAGATAGCTTGTATTATTGCTAATGTAGAAAATGATAAGAAAAAATTTTTAGAAGAATATGCAGATTTAATTGGTTTAGCTTTTCAAGTTAAAGATGATATTTTAGATGTTGAAGGAACTTTTGAAGATTTAGGAAAACCTGTGGGTAGTGATAATGATTTACATAAGGCCACTTATCCAAGTATTTTAGGTATGGAAGAAAGTAAAAGGATTTTAAATGATACTGTTGAAAAGGCTAAGGAGATTATTAAAAATAAGTTTGGAGAAGAGAAAGGAAAAATTTTAATTTCTCTTGCAGATTTTATAAGAGATAGAAAAAAATAA
- the dxr gene encoding 1-deoxy-D-xylulose-5-phosphate reductoisomerase yields MKKILILGSTGSIGTNALELIRNNKEQYQVVGISGNRNIDLLKKQIEEFKPISVYVGSEQDALNLKKNYSFIKEIYFGENGLAKLSKNSDYDIVLTAVSGAIGIDATVEAIKREKKIALANKETMVSAGIYINRLLKEYPKAEIVPVDSEHSALFQSLQGFKKENVKKLIITASGGTFRGKDLSYLENVTVEQALKHPNWSMGKKITIDSSTLVNKGLEVIEAHELFNIDYDDIEVIVHPQSIIHSMVEYVDGSIIAQMGVANMKTPILYAFTYPEKEFNSSINFLDLIKTNNLTFEEPDKKTFKGIDLAYRAGKIAGTMPTVFNASNEIAVELFMKKKIKFLDIYRIIEEAMNTHQVLSLDKDDALDTIKKVDKETRKKVREQWEK; encoded by the coding sequence ATGAAAAAGATTTTAATTCTTGGTTCAACTGGAAGCATAGGAACAAATGCTTTGGAACTTATTAGAAATAATAAAGAACAGTATCAAGTTGTTGGTATCAGTGGAAATAGAAATATAGATTTATTAAAAAAACAAATTGAAGAATTTAAACCTATATCTGTTTATGTTGGTTCTGAACAGGATGCCTTAAATCTAAAAAAAAATTATTCTTTTATAAAAGAAATTTATTTTGGAGAAAATGGACTTGCAAAGTTATCTAAAAATTCTGATTATGATATTGTATTAACAGCAGTAAGTGGAGCTATTGGAATAGATGCAACTGTTGAAGCTATTAAAAGAGAAAAAAAAATAGCTCTTGCTAATAAAGAAACTATGGTATCAGCAGGAATATATATAAATAGGCTTTTAAAAGAGTATCCAAAGGCAGAAATTGTTCCTGTGGATAGTGAACATTCGGCACTATTTCAGTCTTTACAAGGTTTTAAAAAAGAAAATGTAAAAAAGTTAATAATAACTGCAAGTGGAGGAACATTTAGAGGAAAAGATTTATCTTATTTGGAAAATGTTACTGTGGAACAAGCATTAAAACACCCAAATTGGTCTATGGGTAAAAAGATTACTATTGATTCTTCGACCTTAGTAAATAAAGGACTTGAAGTAATAGAAGCTCATGAGTTGTTTAATATAGACTATGATGATATTGAAGTTATAGTACATCCACAAAGTATAATTCATTCTATGGTAGAATATGTAGATGGAAGTATTATTGCACAAATGGGAGTAGCCAATATGAAAACTCCAATATTATACGCTTTTACATATCCTGAAAAAGAGTTTAATTCTTCTATAAATTTTTTAGATTTAATAAAAACTAATAATTTAACTTTTGAAGAACCAGATAAAAAAACTTTTAAAGGCATTGATTTAGCATACAGAGCCGGAAAAATAGCTGGAACTATGCCAACTGTTTTTAATGCTTCAAATGAAATTGCAGTTGAATTATTTATGAAAAAGAAAATAAAATTTTTAGATATTTATAGAATAATTGAAGAAGCTATGAATACTCATCAAGTGCTATCTTTGGATAAAGACGATGCTTTGGATACTATTAAAAAAGTAGACAAAGAAACTAGAAAGAAAGTGAGAGAACAATGGGAAAAATAA
- a CDS encoding isoprenyl transferase, whose translation MEKSIPQHIAVIMDGNGRWAKKRGLARSFGHIEGAKALRKALEYFTEIGVKYLTVYAFSTENWNRPQDEVSTLMKLFLKYIKNERKNMMKNRIRFFVSGRKDNVPEKLQKEIEKLEEETKNNDKITLNIAFNYGSRAEIVDAVNKIIEDEKKYITEEEFSKYLYNDFPDPDLVIRTSGEMRISNFLLWQIAYSELYITDTLWPDFDEKEIDRAIESYNQRERRFGGLKNV comes from the coding sequence ATGGAAAAAAGTATACCCCAACATATAGCAGTTATTATGGATGGTAATGGAAGATGGGCAAAAAAAAGAGGACTTGCTAGAAGTTTTGGACATATAGAAGGAGCAAAAGCATTAAGAAAAGCTCTTGAATATTTTACAGAAATTGGAGTAAAATATTTAACAGTTTATGCTTTTTCAACAGAAAATTGGAATAGACCACAAGATGAAGTTTCAACTCTTATGAAATTATTTTTAAAATATATAAAAAATGAAAGAAAAAATATGATGAAAAATAGGATTCGTTTTTTTGTTTCAGGTAGAAAAGATAATGTTCCAGAAAAGTTACAAAAAGAAATTGAAAAATTAGAAGAAGAAACTAAAAATAATGATAAAATAACTTTAAACATTGCATTTAATTATGGAAGTAGGGCAGAAATAGTTGATGCAGTCAATAAAATAATAGAAGATGAAAAAAAATATATAACAGAAGAAGAATTTTCTAAATATCTATACAATGATTTTCCAGATCCAGATTTAGTTATAAGAACAAGTGGGGAAATGAGAATATCAAATTTTTTATTATGGCAAATAGCTTATTCAGAACTTTATATCACAGATACTTTATGGCCAGATTTTGATGAAAAAGAAATTGATAGGGCTATTGAAAGTTATAATCAGAGAGAAAGAAGATTTGGAGGATTAAAAAATGTTTAA
- a CDS encoding phosphatidate cytidylyltransferase — protein MFKWNRVLVALIGVPLLLFVYAGEDFFRINLYGLPMLIFTNLVIGIGTYEFYKMIKISGKEVYDKFGVIVALVIPNLIYLSKINYHLEEVYSFELITVILIMSVIFMLVYRILRNQIKGTLEKVSFTLLGIIYVSVFFSQIINLYFYGTMLPLILQILVWISDTSAGIVGVTIGRKFFKNGFTEISPKKSVEGAIGSIVFTGLIFALFIVIIGKDKGDITNEIIIAFILGVIISIVAQIGDLIESLFKRECGVKDSGTILMGHGGILDRFDSMLLVLPTVSVYIHITLFISYQFEIY, from the coding sequence ATGTTTAAATGGAATAGAGTTTTAGTTGCATTGATAGGAGTTCCATTATTATTATTTGTATATGCAGGTGAAGATTTTTTTAGAATAAATCTTTATGGTTTACCTATGCTAATTTTTACAAACTTAGTTATTGGTATTGGTACTTATGAGTTTTATAAGATGATAAAGATATCTGGAAAGGAAGTTTATGATAAATTTGGAGTTATAGTTGCCCTTGTTATTCCAAATCTAATATATCTAAGTAAAATTAATTATCATTTAGAGGAAGTCTATAGTTTTGAACTGATTACAGTTATATTAATAATGTCAGTTATTTTTATGTTAGTATATAGAATTTTAAGAAACCAAATAAAAGGAACTTTGGAAAAAGTATCATTTACATTATTGGGAATTATCTATGTATCTGTGTTTTTTTCACAAATAATTAACCTTTATTTCTATGGAACGATGTTACCTTTAATATTACAAATTTTAGTTTGGATATCAGATACATCAGCAGGGATAGTAGGAGTTACAATAGGAAGAAAATTCTTTAAAAACGGTTTTACAGAAATAAGTCCTAAAAAATCTGTTGAAGGAGCAATAGGTTCAATTGTTTTTACAGGTTTGATTTTTGCTTTGTTTATAGTAATTATTGGGAAAGATAAAGGAGATATAACAAATGAAATAATTATAGCCTTTATTTTAGGAGTAATAATATCTATTGTTGCTCAAATTGGAGATTTAATAGAATCCTTATTTAAAAGAGAATGTGGAGTTAAAGATTCAGGAACTATACTTATGGGACATGGTGGAATCTTAGATAGGTTTGATAGTATGTTATTAGTTTTACCTACTGTAAGTGTTTATATACACATCACTCTATTTATAAGTTATCAATTTGAAATTTATTAA
- a CDS encoding dTMP kinase — protein sequence MGKIIVIEGTDSSGKETQTKLLYERVKKIYDKTIKISFPNYDSPACEPVKMYLAGEFGTDATKVNPYPISTMYAIDRYASFKQNWEKKYIDNYVIITDRYVTSNMIHQASKFQNDGEKEKYLEWLIDLEYNKNKIPEPDIVIFLKMPIDKAKELMENRKNKIDGSEKKDIHEVNEDYLKKSYENATAISKKYNWCEIECVENNKIKSIERINDEIFSKIKGMMEE from the coding sequence ATGGGAAAAATAATTGTTATAGAAGGTACTGATTCAAGTGGAAAAGAAACTCAAACAAAACTTCTATATGAAAGAGTTAAAAAAATATATGACAAAACTATAAAAATTTCTTTTCCTAATTATGATAGCCCAGCTTGTGAACCAGTTAAAATGTATTTGGCTGGGGAATTTGGAACAGATGCAACTAAGGTAAATCCTTATCCTATATCAACTATGTATGCTATTGATAGATATGCTTCTTTCAAACAAAATTGGGAAAAGAAATATATTGATAATTATGTTATAATAACAGATAGATATGTAACTTCAAATATGATACATCAGGCTTCTAAATTTCAAAATGATGGAGAAAAAGAAAAATATTTAGAGTGGCTTATAGATTTGGAGTATAATAAAAATAAAATTCCAGAGCCAGATATAGTTATTTTTTTGAAAATGCCAATAGATAAAGCAAAAGAGTTAATGGAAAATAGAAAAAATAAAATAGATGGTTCTGAAAAAAAAGATATACATGAAGTTAATGAAGATTATTTAAAAAAATCTTATGAGAATGCAACAGCTATTTCTAAAAAATATAATTGGTGTGAAATAGAGTGTGTTGAAAATAATAAGATTAAAAGTATAGAGAGAATAAATGATGAAATTTTCTCAAAAATAAAAGGAATGATGGAGGAATAA